In one window of Pseudoalteromonas xiamenensis DNA:
- a CDS encoding helix-turn-helix transcriptional regulator: MTEIIDRERPHLCVIQLLLPLIELSRQRGALPEKLLAGTKLCYQSLGEETLLISQAQFDTVIQNALKLNNTELSFVFGTYLVQTMSAYRGQLLCHSKNLQQLLRLLVLHQMECFASLTAHRLCEDNKHYYFVGFAISEPPFSVQRFYIETLASLVCGFLRWRFPILKLELRFPFAKPEHIEQYQSHLHAEYSFGHHDFALVIDRHALQLAQIGTLSNLIPRLRIPVHRAHQFGFVQYVEWQLRRNNRLSLEDLAQILAISQATLKRKLKQHNTSLVEIKDRILRQQAIVRLELGQNTERVANALEFSDLSNFRRAFKRWTGVTPSLIKNRIG; encoded by the coding sequence ATGACAGAGATCATCGACAGAGAGCGCCCACATCTTTGCGTGATCCAATTATTGTTGCCGCTCATTGAACTCTCTCGGCAACGTGGTGCGCTGCCTGAAAAGCTGTTAGCAGGAACCAAACTTTGTTATCAATCGCTCGGTGAAGAAACGTTACTGATTTCTCAAGCGCAATTTGACACGGTTATTCAAAACGCCCTTAAATTAAACAACACGGAGCTCAGCTTTGTGTTTGGCACGTATCTCGTACAAACCATGAGCGCGTATCGTGGGCAGTTGCTATGCCACAGTAAAAACCTCCAACAACTGTTGCGGTTACTCGTACTCCATCAAATGGAGTGTTTTGCCAGCCTAACTGCCCATCGATTATGTGAAGATAATAAACATTATTATTTTGTGGGATTTGCCATCAGCGAGCCGCCATTCAGTGTACAACGCTTCTACATAGAAACATTAGCCTCTCTCGTTTGTGGATTTTTACGATGGCGTTTTCCTATATTAAAACTGGAACTGCGTTTCCCCTTTGCCAAGCCAGAACACATTGAACAATACCAAAGTCATCTTCACGCCGAGTACAGTTTTGGGCATCATGACTTTGCACTGGTCATTGACCGCCACGCGTTGCAACTGGCTCAAATCGGAACCTTATCCAACCTGATACCTCGACTTCGCATCCCCGTTCATCGGGCACATCAATTTGGTTTTGTGCAATACGTAGAATGGCAACTCAGGCGTAATAACCGCTTAAGTTTAGAGGACCTAGCGCAAATTTTGGCAATAAGCCAAGCTACCTTGAAACGTAAACTGAAACAGCACAACACGAGCCTAGTTGAAATCAAAGACCGAATTTTACGTCAGCAAGCCATTGTGCGTTTGGAGCTTGGGCAAAACACCGAACGCGTCGCTAATGCGCTGGAATTCAGCGACCTCAGTAATTTCAGACGCGCGTTTAAACGTTGGACGGGCGTCACGCCGTCACTCATCAAAAATCGGATTGGTTAA